In Flavobacterium sp., a single window of DNA contains:
- a CDS encoding type IX secretion system membrane protein PorP/SprF yields the protein MIQNIKKIFTIITMLSVVGALAQQDPQYTQYMYNTLSVNSAYAGSLGHLTITGIYRTQWVGLEGAPSTQSFTLDTPVGKRVGLGLSVVSEEIGPSEEQYIDANFSYTIQSGETHKLSFGIKGGGRVINIDWTKGSYKDPDVQFRENVTNKFLPVVGAGLYWHGERDYIGLSVPNFMTRERYDYDDIAEDLVNERIHVYLIGGIVFDLSAHTKFKPAVLVKYVAGAPLIADFSANFMFNNVITLGASYRTGDSVSAMATLQITPQILAGYAYDYSTTDLQTYNSGTHEIMLRFELVSRKKGLKSPRFF from the coding sequence ATGATTCAAAATATAAAAAAGATTTTCACGATCATTACAATGCTCTCTGTCGTTGGCGCACTGGCACAGCAAGATCCGCAGTACACTCAGTATATGTATAATACACTCAGTGTAAACTCTGCGTATGCCGGCTCGCTGGGACATTTAACTATTACCGGAATATACAGAACGCAATGGGTAGGTCTTGAAGGAGCTCCAAGTACACAATCTTTTACTTTAGACACTCCTGTTGGCAAACGAGTGGGTTTAGGTTTATCAGTAGTTAGTGAAGAAATCGGACCATCGGAAGAGCAATATATTGATGCTAATTTCTCTTATACCATTCAATCCGGAGAAACCCATAAATTATCCTTTGGTATAAAAGGAGGCGGCAGAGTTATCAATATAGACTGGACAAAAGGAAGTTACAAAGATCCGGATGTTCAGTTTCGTGAAAACGTTACCAACAAATTTTTACCCGTTGTGGGAGCCGGTTTATACTGGCATGGCGAAAGAGATTATATCGGATTATCTGTTCCAAATTTTATGACACGTGAACGATATGATTATGACGATATAGCCGAAGATCTCGTAAACGAAAGAATTCACGTTTATTTGATTGGAGGAATTGTTTTTGATCTTTCGGCACATACAAAATTCAAACCAGCTGTTTTGGTGAAATATGTTGCCGGAGCTCCTTTAATTGCAGATTTTTCGGCCAACTTTATGTTTAATAATGTTATAACACTGGGCGCATCCTATCGAACAGGAGATTCTGTAAGTGCCATGGCTACTTTACAAATTACGCCGCAAATTCTGGCGGGTTATGCCTATGATTATTCCACAACTGATCTGCAGACTTACAACAGCGGCACACACGAAATCATGCTTCGATTTGAATTGGTATCCCGCAAAAAAGGATTAAAATCACCTAGATTCTTTTAA
- a CDS encoding OmpA family protein, translating into MEKRITILILLTVQMVYSQTKNKTADALFDKMYYVEAAKSYEMSIKSGDASKEMLQRVGDAHYFNTQMTSASKWYGKLLAEYPNEVSAEYYFRYAQSLQGIQNYDLAKKWMKKFSEKQKSSDSRAENFSLKTVTLEDIKKIKPQFILENLEINSAYSDFGPMFYKGDLVYSTTSDSSYIKTNKYGWNNQPYLNMQLGKISPTQTNVTFKERFGKEITTQYHEACVAFSPDEKTIYFTRNNYNGKLKRDDKGVNNLKIYSAKAIENSNGTVRWENIKELPFNSDNYSVGQPSVSKDGKKLYFVSDMPGTIGATDIFVVDILGEDQYSAPKNLGEKINTSGREMFPFITDKALYFASDGFLGLGGLDVFESRLYDGIFDSPNNLGEPLNSNRDDFGYIVNEETNKGFVCSNRKTGKGDDDIYSFERSCTQSISGYVFDAISNNKIAGAIVTLKNNENQKLNEAVSGIDGKFDFDENISCNTPYTIEVVKDNFTTNSKSITTSENSGITEVPVGLDPTLIERKEGVLKIKIGIIFFDLDKSEIRYDAAIELNKVVLLMSQYPKVVIKIESHTDSRANDQYNLELSDRRAKATRDYIISQGIAPERIESAIGYGETELINNCSNGVPCTEAQHQINRRSEFIITKM; encoded by the coding sequence ATGGAAAAAAGAATTACCATATTGATATTACTCACCGTGCAAATGGTTTACTCGCAGACCAAGAACAAAACGGCCGATGCTCTATTTGATAAAATGTATTATGTAGAAGCCGCAAAGTCGTATGAAATGTCAATAAAAAGCGGCGATGCTTCAAAAGAAATGCTGCAGCGTGTGGGTGATGCACATTATTTTAATACTCAAATGACAAGTGCCAGCAAATGGTACGGCAAACTTCTGGCAGAATATCCAAATGAAGTTTCGGCTGAATATTATTTCCGTTACGCGCAATCTTTACAGGGAATTCAGAATTATGATCTGGCTAAAAAATGGATGAAAAAATTTTCTGAAAAACAAAAATCATCTGATTCCAGAGCCGAAAATTTCTCACTTAAAACAGTTACACTCGAAGATATTAAAAAAATCAAACCACAATTTATATTAGAAAATCTTGAAATAAATTCTGCCTATTCTGATTTTGGTCCTATGTTTTATAAAGGCGATTTAGTTTATTCAACCACTTCAGATTCCTCTTATATAAAAACAAATAAATACGGATGGAACAATCAGCCTTATTTAAACATGCAATTGGGTAAAATTAGCCCCACACAAACCAATGTTACTTTTAAAGAACGTTTTGGAAAAGAAATCACCACACAATATCATGAAGCCTGCGTCGCTTTTTCTCCAGACGAAAAAACAATTTATTTTACAAGAAATAATTACAACGGAAAACTAAAAAGAGACGACAAGGGTGTTAATAATTTAAAAATATATTCGGCAAAAGCCATAGAAAACAGCAATGGTACAGTGCGTTGGGAAAATATAAAAGAACTTCCTTTCAATAGTGATAATTATTCTGTTGGGCAGCCTTCTGTAAGCAAAGACGGGAAAAAACTATATTTCGTTTCTGATATGCCCGGAACTATAGGAGCTACAGACATTTTTGTAGTCGATATTTTAGGCGAAGATCAATATTCTGCTCCCAAAAATTTAGGTGAAAAAATCAATACCAGCGGACGTGAAATGTTTCCGTTTATTACTGATAAGGCTTTATACTTTGCTTCTGACGGGTTTCTGGGTTTAGGCGGATTAGATGTTTTTGAAAGCCGTTTATATGATGGAATTTTTGATTCTCCAAATAATCTCGGTGAACCCTTAAACAGTAATAGAGATGATTTTGGTTATATCGTAAATGAAGAAACCAACAAAGGTTTTGTATGCTCCAACCGAAAAACCGGTAAAGGCGACGATGATATTTATTCTTTTGAAAGAAGCTGTACACAATCAATTTCCGGATATGTTTTTGATGCCATTTCTAACAATAAAATTGCAGGAGCCATTGTAACGCTTAAAAACAATGAAAATCAAAAACTAAACGAGGCCGTTTCAGGAATTGATGGAAAATTTGATTTTGATGAAAACATTTCCTGCAATACGCCCTATACCATTGAAGTTGTAAAAGATAATTTTACCACAAATTCAAAATCTATTACGACATCTGAAAATTCAGGAATAACTGAAGTCCCAGTTGGACTGGACCCAACGCTTATAGAACGAAAAGAGGGTGTATTAAAAATCAAAATCGGAATTATTTTCTTTGATCTTGATAAATCTGAAATACGATATGATGCCGCAATAGAATTGAACAAAGTAGTTTTATTAATGAGTCAATACCCAAAAGTTGTCATAAAAATCGAATCACACACCGATTCTCGTGCCAACGATCAATATAATCTTGAACTTTCTGACCGAAGAGCAAAAGCCACCCGCGATTACATAATTTCTCAGGGAATCGCTCCCGAAAGAATCGAAAGTGCTATTGGTTATGGAGAAACCGAGCTTATCAATA